The nucleotide window TGTTTTATCTTCTATTTGCATAGTGCTGCCCCGCTAAATATCAACCAAAGATCTCTTCAATTCTATTTCTTATTGATTCGGCTCTATTATCAATTCTATTTCTTAGAGTTTTAATCCCATTATCAATTCTATCCCTCACTGTACTTAGTCTATCTTCATCGTCTGTTTCCTTAGCGTTATCACTATTTTCTTCTTTATCAGCTGAATCTTCACTGTCAGCAATTGTTTTGTTGCTATTTACCTTGTTTGTGGCTTCTGCTGGTATATTAGCACTATCTTCAACTACATTCTTGCTTAGCTCATTTTCAGCTTCTTTTGATATGTTAACGCTATCTTCAACAATCTTATTAGGAGTATTATTCATATCATTCTTTGTCCCATTAACCTTAACATTAGGTTTTATGGTTGGCTCACTACTTACGTTTTTACTTACATTAGCTACTTGCTCCGCAGGCATAAGACACCTCCTTTTTAATCCCTTACATTATATATCGGAGATATTCTACATAACTTAAACATAAGCCTAAGCCTCTACATCAATTTTTATATCACTACTATTGACATCTAAGTTCATAGCATCAAGAAAATAACTAAAAAGCATATCTTTAATACCGTTACTACTTCTATAGGCAGTTTGTTTTGAAACTTCGTTATCTAACATATCTGTAAAAATTTTTTCAGCTCTATTTTGTTTTATGAAACCATCATCTGATATTGATTCTCTGGATGTTTTTAAGATCATATGATAGAATATAGCCTCAAAATCTGCACATGCTTTTTTTAATTTTTTTAATTCTTTATAGGATAGATCACTCTTTTTATCTAAATTTTGAAGTCTATTAATTGTGTCTTGCCTATTATTTACTACATTATCTAAATTATTAGAAACCATATTTATATTCATTAAATCACCTCTAATTCACCTTGTAGCGCACCAGCAGCATCAATTGACTGTAAAATAGATATAAGATCCCTAGGGGTTGCTCCAATTGCATTTAAAGCCTTGACTAAATCTGAAATCTGAGCACCTTCTGGTATAACCATAAGTTTACCCTCTTCTTCCTCAACCTCTACCTGAGGCTGGCCGACAACAACTGTTTGCCCCCCACTAAAAGGTGCAGGCTGACTAACTAGCACATTCGATGATATTCTAATTGTTAAATCACCATGCGCCACTGCTACAGTAGTAATTCTTACATCAGACCCTAGTACAATTGTGCCTGTTCTCTCATCAACTACCACCTTAGAAGAAGGTTCTGGCTCAATGTCAATACGCATTGCAGCATCTAGAAAGTCATAAAAATTATTTTTATAATTTACGGGAGTATTTAAAGAAATAGTTGTTGGAGAATCTATTGACGCTATCTCCTCACCAAAAAACTTATTGATTGCATTTTTAGCTTTAACAATATTATTTAAGCTTAACTTTTCAAAAGAAATGATAACATTATCTTTTGGTAGATCATAAGGCACTTCCTTTTCAACAATTGCCCCATTTGGGATCCTCCCCACCGTTGGATGGTTTTCACGAACATTTGCTCCTCTTATATTAATATTTAGCCCCCCAACTGTTATAGGACCTTGCGCAACTGCATATACTTCTCCATCTGGAGCTGATAATGGGGTCAAAAGAAGGGTCCCCCCTTCTAGGGAATCAGCATCACCTATTGATGATACTACAGTATCTATTTTAGTGCCGACCTTTGCAAAAGGTGTTAGTTTGGCAGTAACCATAACAGCAGCAACATTATCAACCCGCACATCATCCTCGTCAACGGTTATTCCCATCCTATCTAACATATTAGTTAAGGTGTGAACTGTAAATTCAGTTTGATCTTGATCACCTGTTCCGTTTAAACCTACTACAAGGCCATATCCAATAAGTTGATTATCTCTAACGCCTCTTATCTTTGCTAAATCCTTCAGTTTCACAGCATATAATTGATTTGAAATTATTAAAAACGCAAAGAACAAGATAACCAACCTTTTCATAAAACCCCTC belongs to Deferribacterota bacterium and includes:
- a CDS encoding rod-binding protein, which encodes MNINMVSNNLDNVVNNRQDTINRLQNLDKKSDLSYKELKKLKKACADFEAIFYHMILKTSRESISDDGFIKQNRAEKIFTDMLDNEVSKQTAYRSSNGIKDMLFSYFLDAMNLDVNSSDIKIDVEA
- a CDS encoding flagellar basal body P-ring protein FlgI, with amino-acid sequence MKRLVILFFAFLIISNQLYAVKLKDLAKIRGVRDNQLIGYGLVVGLNGTGDQDQTEFTVHTLTNMLDRMGITVDEDDVRVDNVAAVMVTAKLTPFAKVGTKIDTVVSSIGDADSLEGGTLLLTPLSAPDGEVYAVAQGPITVGGLNINIRGANVRENHPTVGRIPNGAIVEKEVPYDLPKDNVIISFEKLSLNNIVKAKNAINKFFGEEIASIDSPTTISLNTPVNYKNNFYDFLDAAMRIDIEPEPSSKVVVDERTGTIVLGSDVRITTVAVAHGDLTIRISSNVLVSQPAPFSGGQTVVVGQPQVEVEEEEGKLMVIPEGAQISDLVKALNAIGATPRDLISILQSIDAAGALQGELEVI